The following are encoded together in the Drosophila sechellia strain sech25 chromosome 3R, ASM438219v1, whole genome shotgun sequence genome:
- the LOC6612891 gene encoding cytosolic carboxypeptidase 6 isoform X3, with protein MGDSDSEDSDGEGGLGNVSRVIIRPPGQSGKAKRGHLCFDAAFETGNLGKAELVGEFEYDLFLRPDTCNPRFRFWFNFTVDNVKQDQRVLFHIVNISKSRNLFSSGLTPLVKSSSRPKWQRLSKRQVFFYRSAMHQGHYVLSFAFIFDKEEDVYQFALAWPYSYSRLQSYLNVIDARQGSDKRFTRCVLVKSLQNRNVDLLTIDHVTAKQRSTNRLDRSFIRVIVVLCRTHSSEAPASHVCQGLIEFLVGNHPIAAVLRDNFVFKIVPMVNPDGVFLGNNRCNLMGQDMNRNWHIGSEFTQPELHAVKGMLKELDNSDISFQTYQIDFVIDLHANSSMHGCFIYGNTYEDVYRYERHLVFPRLFASNAPDYVADHTMFNADERKAGSMRRFSCERLSDTVNAYTLEVSMAGHYLKDGKTISLYNEDGYYRVGRNLARTLLQYYRFINILPMPIVTEVRSKRRGRNRHAHHSRSRSKTRYEVKPRAKTPRCHAPIAYTNLSICYDSGGGGGSSDEGGFSPARPLAPGSSCFSGYRNYRRAATASCSAHPGHDQYSPFALGALKTGSDHGGGVGGSTGKRSAAVTIEVPMPVNVPPKPYLSIIDLNQLTRGSLKLKSNSFDAADRR; from the exons ATGGGCGACTCAG ATAGCGAAGACAGCGACGGAGAAGGCGGTCTGGGCAACGTTTCCCGGGTTATCATCCGTCCGCCGGGTCAAAGTGGCAAGGCCAAGAGAGGTCATCTCTGCTTTGATGCGGCCTTCGAAACGGGAAACCTAGGAAAAGCGGAGCTAGTGGGCGAATTCGAGTACGATTTGTTCCTTAGACCGGATACATGTAATCCGCGCTTCCGTTTCTGGTTTAACTTCACCGTGGACAACGTGAAGCAGGATCAGCGAGTGCTCTTCCACATTGTGAACATCAGCAAGAGCAGGAACCTCTTCTCCTCGGGACTGACTCCCTTGGTGAAGAGCTCCAGTCGACCCAAGTGGCAGAGGCTGTCCAAGCGGCAGGTGTTCTTCTACCGATCGGCCATGCACCAGGGTCACTATGTCCTGAGCTTCGCCTTTATCTTCGACAAGGAGGAGGATGTCTACCAGTTTGCCTTGGCCTGGCCATATAGCTATTCGCGTCTGCAGTCCTATTTGAATGTGATTGATGCCCGGCAAGGATCGGACAAACGGTTCACCCGATGTGTGCTTGTCAAATCGTTG CAAAATCGCAACGTGGACCTGCTGACCATCGACCACGTGACTGCCAAGCAACGCTCTACAAATCGCTTGGATCGCAGTTTTATCCGGGTGATTGTAGTCCTCTGTCGGACGCATTCCAGCGAGGCTCCAGCTTCCCATGTGTGCCAGGGCCTCATCGAGTTTCTCGTTGGGAATCATCCCATCGCTGCCGTTTTGAGGGATAACTTTGTCTTCAAAATTGTGCCCATGGTGAATCCGGATGGGGTCTTTCTGGGCAACAATCGCTGCAATCTGATGGGACAGGATATGAATCGCAACTGGCACATAGGATCCGAGTTCACGCAGCCAGAACTGCACGCGGTGAAGGGCATGCTGAAGGAGTTGGATAATTCAGAT ATATCGTTTCAGACTTATCAGATTGACTTTGTGATCGATCTGCATGCGAATAGCAGCATGCACGGCTGCTTTATCTACGGGAACACATACGAGGATGTCTACAGGTATGAGAGGCACCTGGTATTTCCGCGACTCTTCGCCAGCAACGCACCGGACTATGTGGCGGATCACACGATGTTCAATGCTGACGAACGGAAGGCGGGAAGCATGCGGAGATTCAGCTGCGAGAGACTCAGTGACACGGTGAATGCCTACACCTTGGAGGTTTCCATGGCCGGTCACTACCTCAAGGATGGCAAAACCATCTCCCTGTACAACGAAGATGGGT ATTACCGCGTTGGCAGGAATCTGGCCAGGACTTTGCTGCAGTACTATCGCTTCATCAACATCCTGCCCATGCCGATTGTGACAGAGGTCAGGAGCAAAAGGCGGGGGCGAAATCGCCATGCCCACCACTCCCGATCCCGGTCGAAAACCCGCTATGAGGTGAAGCCCCGTGCCAAGACGCCCCGATGCCACGCACCCATTGCCTACACCAACCTAAGTATATGCTACGACTCGGGTGGAGGAGGCGGATCCTCGGACGAGGGAGGATTCTCGCCCGCCCGTCCCTTGGCTCCTGGAAGCAGTTGCTTCAGCGGGTACCGCAACTACCGGAGGGCTGCCACAGCAAGTTGCTCCGCGCATCCCGGTCACGATCAGTACTCCCCCTTCGCACTCGGAGCCCTGAAAACGGGCAGCGACCACGGCGGAGGAGTTGGTGGCTCCACGGGCAAGCGATCAGCAGCGGTCACCATCGAAGTTCCCATGCCGGTGAATGTGCCCCCCAAACCATATCTGTCCATCATCGACTTGAATCAACTGACCAGGGGAAGCCTTAAGCTGAAGTCCAATAGCTTCGACGCCGCAGACAGAAGATAG
- the LOC6612891 gene encoding cytosolic carboxypeptidase 6 isoform X1, translated as MLGIACDPLQHTSMYERGSDDSEDSDGEGGLGNVSRVIIRPPGQSGKAKRGHLCFDAAFETGNLGKAELVGEFEYDLFLRPDTCNPRFRFWFNFTVDNVKQDQRVLFHIVNISKSRNLFSSGLTPLVKSSSRPKWQRLSKRQVFFYRSAMHQGHYVLSFAFIFDKEEDVYQFALAWPYSYSRLQSYLNVIDARQGSDKRFTRCVLVKSLQNRNVDLLTIDHVTAKQRSTNRLDRSFIRVIVVLCRTHSSEAPASHVCQGLIEFLVGNHPIAAVLRDNFVFKIVPMVNPDGVFLGNNRCNLMGQDMNRNWHIGSEFTQPELHAVKGMLKELDNSDISFQTYQIDFVIDLHANSSMHGCFIYGNTYEDVYRYERHLVFPRLFASNAPDYVADHTMFNADERKAGSMRRFSCERLSDTVNAYTLEVSMAGHYLKDGKTISLYNEDGYYRVGRNLARTLLQYYRFINILPMPIVTEVRSKRRGRNRHAHHSRSRSKTRYEVKPRAKTPRCHAPIAYTNLSICYDSGGGGGSSDEGGFSPARPLAPGSSCFSGYRNYRRAATASCSAHPGHDQYSPFALGALKTGSDHGGGVGGSTGKRSAAVTIEVPMPVNVPPKPYLSIIDLNQLTRGSLKLKSNSFDAADRR; from the exons ATGTTGGGAATAGCCTGCGATCCACTTCAGCATACGAGCATGTACGAACGCGGATCAGATG ATAGCGAAGACAGCGACGGAGAAGGCGGTCTGGGCAACGTTTCCCGGGTTATCATCCGTCCGCCGGGTCAAAGTGGCAAGGCCAAGAGAGGTCATCTCTGCTTTGATGCGGCCTTCGAAACGGGAAACCTAGGAAAAGCGGAGCTAGTGGGCGAATTCGAGTACGATTTGTTCCTTAGACCGGATACATGTAATCCGCGCTTCCGTTTCTGGTTTAACTTCACCGTGGACAACGTGAAGCAGGATCAGCGAGTGCTCTTCCACATTGTGAACATCAGCAAGAGCAGGAACCTCTTCTCCTCGGGACTGACTCCCTTGGTGAAGAGCTCCAGTCGACCCAAGTGGCAGAGGCTGTCCAAGCGGCAGGTGTTCTTCTACCGATCGGCCATGCACCAGGGTCACTATGTCCTGAGCTTCGCCTTTATCTTCGACAAGGAGGAGGATGTCTACCAGTTTGCCTTGGCCTGGCCATATAGCTATTCGCGTCTGCAGTCCTATTTGAATGTGATTGATGCCCGGCAAGGATCGGACAAACGGTTCACCCGATGTGTGCTTGTCAAATCGTTG CAAAATCGCAACGTGGACCTGCTGACCATCGACCACGTGACTGCCAAGCAACGCTCTACAAATCGCTTGGATCGCAGTTTTATCCGGGTGATTGTAGTCCTCTGTCGGACGCATTCCAGCGAGGCTCCAGCTTCCCATGTGTGCCAGGGCCTCATCGAGTTTCTCGTTGGGAATCATCCCATCGCTGCCGTTTTGAGGGATAACTTTGTCTTCAAAATTGTGCCCATGGTGAATCCGGATGGGGTCTTTCTGGGCAACAATCGCTGCAATCTGATGGGACAGGATATGAATCGCAACTGGCACATAGGATCCGAGTTCACGCAGCCAGAACTGCACGCGGTGAAGGGCATGCTGAAGGAGTTGGATAATTCAGAT ATATCGTTTCAGACTTATCAGATTGACTTTGTGATCGATCTGCATGCGAATAGCAGCATGCACGGCTGCTTTATCTACGGGAACACATACGAGGATGTCTACAGGTATGAGAGGCACCTGGTATTTCCGCGACTCTTCGCCAGCAACGCACCGGACTATGTGGCGGATCACACGATGTTCAATGCTGACGAACGGAAGGCGGGAAGCATGCGGAGATTCAGCTGCGAGAGACTCAGTGACACGGTGAATGCCTACACCTTGGAGGTTTCCATGGCCGGTCACTACCTCAAGGATGGCAAAACCATCTCCCTGTACAACGAAGATGGGT ATTACCGCGTTGGCAGGAATCTGGCCAGGACTTTGCTGCAGTACTATCGCTTCATCAACATCCTGCCCATGCCGATTGTGACAGAGGTCAGGAGCAAAAGGCGGGGGCGAAATCGCCATGCCCACCACTCCCGATCCCGGTCGAAAACCCGCTATGAGGTGAAGCCCCGTGCCAAGACGCCCCGATGCCACGCACCCATTGCCTACACCAACCTAAGTATATGCTACGACTCGGGTGGAGGAGGCGGATCCTCGGACGAGGGAGGATTCTCGCCCGCCCGTCCCTTGGCTCCTGGAAGCAGTTGCTTCAGCGGGTACCGCAACTACCGGAGGGCTGCCACAGCAAGTTGCTCCGCGCATCCCGGTCACGATCAGTACTCCCCCTTCGCACTCGGAGCCCTGAAAACGGGCAGCGACCACGGCGGAGGAGTTGGTGGCTCCACGGGCAAGCGATCAGCAGCGGTCACCATCGAAGTTCCCATGCCGGTGAATGTGCCCCCCAAACCATATCTGTCCATCATCGACTTGAATCAACTGACCAGGGGAAGCCTTAAGCTGAAGTCCAATAGCTTCGACGCCGCAGACAGAAGATAG
- the LOC6612891 gene encoding cytosolic carboxypeptidase 6 isoform X2: protein MLGIACDPLQHTSMYERGSDDSEDSDGEGGLGNVSRVIIRPPGQSGKAKRGHLCFDAAFETGNLGKAELVGEFEYDLFLRPDTCNPRFRFWFNFTVDNVKQDQRVLFHIVNISKSRNLFSSGLTPLVKSSSRPKWQRLSKRQVFFYRSAMHQGHYVLSFAFIFDKEEDVYQFALAWPYSYSRLQSYLNVIDARQGSDKRFTRCVLVKSLQNRNVDLLTIDHVTAKQRSTNRLDRSFIRVIVVLCRTHSSEAPASHVCQGLIEFLVGNHPIAAVLRDNFVFKIVPMVNPDGVFLGNNRCNLMGQDMNRNWHIGSEFTQPELHAVKGMLKELDNSDTYQIDFVIDLHANSSMHGCFIYGNTYEDVYRYERHLVFPRLFASNAPDYVADHTMFNADERKAGSMRRFSCERLSDTVNAYTLEVSMAGHYLKDGKTISLYNEDGYYRVGRNLARTLLQYYRFINILPMPIVTEVRSKRRGRNRHAHHSRSRSKTRYEVKPRAKTPRCHAPIAYTNLSICYDSGGGGGSSDEGGFSPARPLAPGSSCFSGYRNYRRAATASCSAHPGHDQYSPFALGALKTGSDHGGGVGGSTGKRSAAVTIEVPMPVNVPPKPYLSIIDLNQLTRGSLKLKSNSFDAADRR from the exons ATGTTGGGAATAGCCTGCGATCCACTTCAGCATACGAGCATGTACGAACGCGGATCAGATG ATAGCGAAGACAGCGACGGAGAAGGCGGTCTGGGCAACGTTTCCCGGGTTATCATCCGTCCGCCGGGTCAAAGTGGCAAGGCCAAGAGAGGTCATCTCTGCTTTGATGCGGCCTTCGAAACGGGAAACCTAGGAAAAGCGGAGCTAGTGGGCGAATTCGAGTACGATTTGTTCCTTAGACCGGATACATGTAATCCGCGCTTCCGTTTCTGGTTTAACTTCACCGTGGACAACGTGAAGCAGGATCAGCGAGTGCTCTTCCACATTGTGAACATCAGCAAGAGCAGGAACCTCTTCTCCTCGGGACTGACTCCCTTGGTGAAGAGCTCCAGTCGACCCAAGTGGCAGAGGCTGTCCAAGCGGCAGGTGTTCTTCTACCGATCGGCCATGCACCAGGGTCACTATGTCCTGAGCTTCGCCTTTATCTTCGACAAGGAGGAGGATGTCTACCAGTTTGCCTTGGCCTGGCCATATAGCTATTCGCGTCTGCAGTCCTATTTGAATGTGATTGATGCCCGGCAAGGATCGGACAAACGGTTCACCCGATGTGTGCTTGTCAAATCGTTG CAAAATCGCAACGTGGACCTGCTGACCATCGACCACGTGACTGCCAAGCAACGCTCTACAAATCGCTTGGATCGCAGTTTTATCCGGGTGATTGTAGTCCTCTGTCGGACGCATTCCAGCGAGGCTCCAGCTTCCCATGTGTGCCAGGGCCTCATCGAGTTTCTCGTTGGGAATCATCCCATCGCTGCCGTTTTGAGGGATAACTTTGTCTTCAAAATTGTGCCCATGGTGAATCCGGATGGGGTCTTTCTGGGCAACAATCGCTGCAATCTGATGGGACAGGATATGAATCGCAACTGGCACATAGGATCCGAGTTCACGCAGCCAGAACTGCACGCGGTGAAGGGCATGCTGAAGGAGTTGGATAATTCAGAT ACTTATCAGATTGACTTTGTGATCGATCTGCATGCGAATAGCAGCATGCACGGCTGCTTTATCTACGGGAACACATACGAGGATGTCTACAGGTATGAGAGGCACCTGGTATTTCCGCGACTCTTCGCCAGCAACGCACCGGACTATGTGGCGGATCACACGATGTTCAATGCTGACGAACGGAAGGCGGGAAGCATGCGGAGATTCAGCTGCGAGAGACTCAGTGACACGGTGAATGCCTACACCTTGGAGGTTTCCATGGCCGGTCACTACCTCAAGGATGGCAAAACCATCTCCCTGTACAACGAAGATGGGT ATTACCGCGTTGGCAGGAATCTGGCCAGGACTTTGCTGCAGTACTATCGCTTCATCAACATCCTGCCCATGCCGATTGTGACAGAGGTCAGGAGCAAAAGGCGGGGGCGAAATCGCCATGCCCACCACTCCCGATCCCGGTCGAAAACCCGCTATGAGGTGAAGCCCCGTGCCAAGACGCCCCGATGCCACGCACCCATTGCCTACACCAACCTAAGTATATGCTACGACTCGGGTGGAGGAGGCGGATCCTCGGACGAGGGAGGATTCTCGCCCGCCCGTCCCTTGGCTCCTGGAAGCAGTTGCTTCAGCGGGTACCGCAACTACCGGAGGGCTGCCACAGCAAGTTGCTCCGCGCATCCCGGTCACGATCAGTACTCCCCCTTCGCACTCGGAGCCCTGAAAACGGGCAGCGACCACGGCGGAGGAGTTGGTGGCTCCACGGGCAAGCGATCAGCAGCGGTCACCATCGAAGTTCCCATGCCGGTGAATGTGCCCCCCAAACCATATCTGTCCATCATCGACTTGAATCAACTGACCAGGGGAAGCCTTAAGCTGAAGTCCAATAGCTTCGACGCCGCAGACAGAAGATAG
- the LOC6612892 gene encoding prolyl 4-hydroxylase subunit alpha-1 isoform X1 produces MTASFWFVILLLILGCSSLLAVGEKQVREMLNLERNLLKNFRDYAEKLEEKIHLINNYLEDYNDDIEDANEDPEKYLSNPLNSFRLIRHMHQDWVGWQVYMEDLVAPDAVEKVERLLLQLPQKEAFRKTARNVHSLTQFYGYEPADLVAKDERSSFLHLSPLDCYHLGLELYEEQDYLGAAKWLQVAAHNYTLSRHRDLFDPLGAPRWQVYRDLGRTLVKLNRQSAYDAYESALRLNSQNVHLMKEAGQLELFTLRDPMEPILDLQTKPTVLEKYCRGKVPRHQGRLTCELNDWVHSFLAYAPIKFEELQQDPFIIFYPGIIYKQEIRHVENAYERCPPNDRFELEQGINGCSISDGYSLVLKRINERILDMAGVEKTWETFYIVEYARVTPFEPFKLFRNSTKFPKLNLMNFKDVEAKVIIFLKDVTLGGAFTMPKEDILVQPKRGNVLITFENEEHSATTCPIIEGTGLVMIKFIMKTGD; encoded by the exons ATGACTGCGTCATTTTGGTTTGTGATTCTGCTTTTGATCCTTGGCTGTTCTAGTTTGCTGGCTGTAGGGGAGAAACAAGTGCGAGAAATGCTGAATCTAGAGCGCAATCTCCTGAAGAATTTCCGTGACTATGCCGAAAAGCTGGAGGAGAAGATCCATCTCATAAACAA TTATTTGGAAGATTATAACGACGACATAGAAGATGCCAATGAGGATCCGGAGAAGTACCTTTCCAATCCGCTGAATTCCTTCCGATTGATCAGACATATGCACCAGGATTGGGTCGGCTGGCAGGTGTACATGGAGGATCTGGTGGCACCCGATGCGGTGGAGAAGGTGGAGCGCCTACTGCTACAGCTTCCACAGAAGGAAGCCTTCAGGAAAACGGCCAGAAATGTGCACAGCTTGACCCAATTCTACGGATACGAGCCCGCTGATCTGGTTGCCAAAGATGAACGAAGCAG TTTCTTGCATCTTTCTCCTTTGGACTGCTATCACTTGGGACTGGAGCTCTACGAGGAGCAGGACTATTTGGGTGCAGCCAAGTGGCTACAAGTGGCTGCCCATAACTACACCCTCTCGAGGCACAGAGATCTGTTCGATCCACTGGGCGCACCACGCTGGCAGGTCTATCGAGATCTGGGCAGGACCCTAGTTAAACTGA ATCGACAGTCTGCTTATGATGCCTACGAATCAGCGCTTCGATTGAATTCCCAAAATGTGCATCTCATGAAAGAGGCTGGCCAGTTGGAGCTATTCACCCTAAGGGATCCCATGGAACCCATACTGGATCTTCAGACAAAACCCACCGTTCTGGAAAAATATTGTCGAGGGAAAGTTCCGCGACATCAGGGTCGTCTGACGTGCGAGCTTAATGACTGGGTCCATTCGTTCCTTGCCTACGCACCCATTAAGTTTGAGGAGCTGCAACAGGACCCTTTCATCATATTCTATCCAGGAATCATCTACAAACAGGAAATTAGGCATGTGGAGAACGCCTACGAGCGGTGTCCACCCAACGATCGCTTCGAGCTTGAGCAGGGAATTAATGGGTGTTCCATCTCCGACGGATATAGTCTTGTGCTGAAACGCATCAACGAGCGGATTTTGGACATGGCAGGAGTGGAAAAGACTTGGGAGACCTTCTACATAGTTGAGTACGCTCGGGTGACCCCTTTTGAGCCGTTCAAGCTGTTTAGAAACTCCACAAAG TTTCCAAAGCTGAACCTTATGAATTTCAAGGATGTGGAGGCCAAAGTGATCATATTT CTAAAAGATGTGACTTTGGGCGGTGCCTTTACCATGCCAAAAGAAGATATTCTTGTTCAACCCAAAAGGGGCAATGTGTTGATAACCTTTGAAAATGAGGAGCACTCAGCTACGACTTGCCCCATCATCGAGGGCACTGGATTAG TCATGATCAAGTTTATTATGAAAACAGGCGACTAA
- the LOC6612892 gene encoding prolyl 4-hydroxylase subunit alpha-2 isoform X2, producing the protein MHQDWVGWQVYMEDLVAPDAVEKVERLLLQLPQKEAFRKTARNVHSLTQFYGYEPADLVAKDERSSFLHLSPLDCYHLGLELYEEQDYLGAAKWLQVAAHNYTLSRHRDLFDPLGAPRWQVYRDLGRTLVKLNRQSAYDAYESALRLNSQNVHLMKEAGQLELFTLRDPMEPILDLQTKPTVLEKYCRGKVPRHQGRLTCELNDWVHSFLAYAPIKFEELQQDPFIIFYPGIIYKQEIRHVENAYERCPPNDRFELEQGINGCSISDGYSLVLKRINERILDMAGVEKTWETFYIVEYARVTPFEPFKLFRNSTKFPKLNLMNFKDVEAKVIIFLKDVTLGGAFTMPKEDILVQPKRGNVLITFENEEHSATTCPIIEGTGLVMIKFIMKTGD; encoded by the exons ATGCACCAGGATTGGGTCGGCTGGCAGGTGTACATGGAGGATCTGGTGGCACCCGATGCGGTGGAGAAGGTGGAGCGCCTACTGCTACAGCTTCCACAGAAGGAAGCCTTCAGGAAAACGGCCAGAAATGTGCACAGCTTGACCCAATTCTACGGATACGAGCCCGCTGATCTGGTTGCCAAAGATGAACGAAGCAG TTTCTTGCATCTTTCTCCTTTGGACTGCTATCACTTGGGACTGGAGCTCTACGAGGAGCAGGACTATTTGGGTGCAGCCAAGTGGCTACAAGTGGCTGCCCATAACTACACCCTCTCGAGGCACAGAGATCTGTTCGATCCACTGGGCGCACCACGCTGGCAGGTCTATCGAGATCTGGGCAGGACCCTAGTTAAACTGA ATCGACAGTCTGCTTATGATGCCTACGAATCAGCGCTTCGATTGAATTCCCAAAATGTGCATCTCATGAAAGAGGCTGGCCAGTTGGAGCTATTCACCCTAAGGGATCCCATGGAACCCATACTGGATCTTCAGACAAAACCCACCGTTCTGGAAAAATATTGTCGAGGGAAAGTTCCGCGACATCAGGGTCGTCTGACGTGCGAGCTTAATGACTGGGTCCATTCGTTCCTTGCCTACGCACCCATTAAGTTTGAGGAGCTGCAACAGGACCCTTTCATCATATTCTATCCAGGAATCATCTACAAACAGGAAATTAGGCATGTGGAGAACGCCTACGAGCGGTGTCCACCCAACGATCGCTTCGAGCTTGAGCAGGGAATTAATGGGTGTTCCATCTCCGACGGATATAGTCTTGTGCTGAAACGCATCAACGAGCGGATTTTGGACATGGCAGGAGTGGAAAAGACTTGGGAGACCTTCTACATAGTTGAGTACGCTCGGGTGACCCCTTTTGAGCCGTTCAAGCTGTTTAGAAACTCCACAAAG TTTCCAAAGCTGAACCTTATGAATTTCAAGGATGTGGAGGCCAAAGTGATCATATTT CTAAAAGATGTGACTTTGGGCGGTGCCTTTACCATGCCAAAAGAAGATATTCTTGTTCAACCCAAAAGGGGCAATGTGTTGATAACCTTTGAAAATGAGGAGCACTCAGCTACGACTTGCCCCATCATCGAGGGCACTGGATTAG TCATGATCAAGTTTATTATGAAAACAGGCGACTAA
- the LOC6612893 gene encoding prolyl 4-hydroxylase subunit alpha-1, with the protein MLFEKAHILVLWLMFWKVESTLMESRKEFLDTESAKMDLMQLDGELIDSLMNYADKMDEKASQLKRIALELRQPLQAAKGREEEYLGNPLHSFPLIRHMYQDWVYLEEFMKKPVGEEEIQFLRRKLTELPWQADTEEASVSIFRIAETYGMMPWEMANGLMDNVRFNSTLSALDCFEVAKLYFKWGYFKQALQWMSISKARMKEEYSGVYEVLGMTSQDVALLQARCLVELDLRDEAHEVLLDQPDLAENSISLLDQFKANPYKAVDRSPKLGEDYKRLCRSSFSPTPSKLHCRYNSTTSRFLILASLKMEEISLEPYIVAYHDILPDKDIQQLITLAEPLLKPIEVFDENKNEAKSSDRTSLGGPLLDRLTERMRDITGLQIPQGNPINIIKYGFGAHSETEGYGDRMATVMFYLNDAPYGGATVFPRLNVKVPAERGKVLLWYNLNGDSQDVTTVHAVCPVFHGSKYVMATHIQRGKYM; encoded by the exons ATGCTGTTCGAAAAGGCGCACATTCTTGTACTATGGCTTATGTTTTGGAAAGTTGAAAGCACATTGATGGAGAGTCGTAAAGAATTTCTAGATACGGAATCAGCGAAAATGGATTTAATGCAACTGGACGGCGAATTAATTGATAGTCTAATGAATTACGCCGACAAAATGGATGAGAAGGCTTCCCAACTAAAGAG AATTGCTCTGGAACTAAGACAACCGTTGCAGGCTGCGAAAGGTAGGGAAGAGGAGTACTTGGGCAATCCTCTCCACAGTTTTCCACTCATTCGCCACATGTACCAGGATTGGGTGTACCTGGAAGAGTTTATGAAGAAACCAGTGGGAGAAG AAGAAATCCAATTTCTAAGAAGAAAGTTAACCGAATTGCCCTGGCAGGCGGATACTGAGGAAGCCAGCGTTTCAATCTTCCGAATAGCCGAAACCTATGGAATGATGCCCTGGGAAATGGCCAACGGTCTCATGGACAATGTTCGGTTCAA CTCCACACTGTCAGCTCTGGATTGTTTTGAAGTCGCGAAGTTGTATTTCAAGTGGGGCTACTTTAAGCAAGCATTGCAGTGGATGAGTATCAGCAAAGCTCGGATGAAAGAGGAGTACTCCGGGGTTTATGAGGTACTGGGAATGACTAGCCAGGATGTGGCCCTGCTGCAGGCTCGCTGTTTAGTGGAATTGG ACCTGAGGGATGAAGCCCACGAGGTACTTCTAGATCAGCCTGATCTCGCAGAGAATTCGATTAGCTTGCTGGACCAATTCAAGGCCAATCCTTATAAGGCAGTAGATAGATCGCCCAAGTTGGGTGAAGACTACAAGAGACTGTGCCGTTCCTCGTTCTCTCCGACCCCTTCAAAACTCCACTGTCGCTACAACAGCACCACCTCCCGCTTCCTGATCTTGGCTTCCCTCAAAATGGAGGAGATCTCTCTGGAGCCCTATATAGTGGCGTACCATGACATCCTGCCGGATAAGGATATCCAGCAGTTAATAACCTTGGCGGAGCCACTATTGAAACCCATAGAAGTGTTTGATGAAAATAAGAATGAGGCAAAGAGCAGTGACCGCACATCCCTCGGTGGACCACTTTTGGATCGCTTGACTGAGAGAATGCGGGATATCACTGGTCTACAAATCCCCCAGGGAAATCccattaatattattaaatacgGCTTTGGAGCTCACTCGGAAACTGAAGGATATGGTGATCGGATGGCCACCGTTATGTTTTAT CTAAATGATGCCCCATATGGAGGTGCCACTGTCTTCCCGCGCTTAAATGTAAAAGTACCTGCCGAACGGGGAAAAGTTCTGTTGTGGTACAATCTGAATGGCGACTCCCAGGATGTGACCACTGTCCACGCCGTTTGTCCCGTCTTTCATGGCTCCAAATATG TAATGGCAACCCATATACAGCGAGggaaatatatgtaa